A genomic segment from Nocardia cyriacigeorgica GUH-2 encodes:
- a CDS encoding helix-turn-helix domain-containing protein, producing MDARDIGAVIRAFRSNPYHPRAVSQQDMARWLSITQGYLSRIETGRVSVSNLNTLISYARALRIPPALLWFELPASPDENVSATRSPRRPALLPAPLADLVSAPTDDQLADTMLTILSAYSARDQLAGPHDVIEVVRHDFAFINARLASVRPRGRNRLQYIAGRYAEFLSWLHQDSGDLDTAAHWSSTALTHAKQADDVQFNAYALMRSSNIATDAGNHTEAKRFIDAAIAQSAALTPRQRAVLLRQRAHVSALRAANSNGRDDMRECIDALARAAEAAAEPTAAPDDLAGYCSPEYVTMEAAHCWIELGRPEQALAVLQPRLAAWGTESRRDLGMGLARLSTAYAGVGSWEETLEAASYAATIVADTRSHRTLAQLRTTENVLVAAGQPDTARELAHCVRTAQRARPSHE from the coding sequence GGATGCTCGCGATATCGGTGCGGTGATCCGAGCCTTCCGGTCGAATCCATACCATCCGCGAGCGGTCTCGCAGCAGGACATGGCGCGGTGGCTGTCGATCACTCAGGGGTATCTCTCGCGCATCGAAACGGGCCGCGTGTCCGTGTCCAACCTCAACACCCTCATCAGTTACGCCCGCGCTCTTCGCATTCCACCGGCACTGCTCTGGTTCGAGCTGCCCGCCTCACCAGACGAAAACGTCTCGGCGACGCGTTCACCGAGAAGACCCGCGCTACTCCCCGCCCCACTCGCGGATCTGGTCTCGGCTCCCACCGACGACCAGTTGGCCGACACGATGCTCACCATCCTGAGCGCGTATTCCGCACGAGACCAGCTCGCCGGACCACACGATGTGATCGAGGTCGTCCGCCACGACTTCGCCTTTATCAATGCCCGGCTGGCTTCCGTGCGACCTCGCGGCCGCAACCGACTGCAGTACATCGCGGGCCGATACGCCGAGTTCCTGAGCTGGCTCCATCAGGACTCCGGAGACCTCGACACCGCCGCCCATTGGTCCAGCACTGCGCTGACCCACGCCAAACAGGCCGATGACGTCCAGTTCAATGCATATGCCCTGATGCGCAGCTCCAACATCGCCACTGACGCCGGCAACCACACCGAGGCGAAACGATTCATCGATGCTGCGATAGCACAATCCGCGGCGCTGACCCCGCGCCAACGGGCCGTCCTACTGCGCCAACGAGCCCATGTCTCAGCCCTCCGAGCCGCGAACTCGAACGGACGCGACGATATGCGTGAATGTATCGACGCACTGGCCCGTGCCGCTGAAGCCGCAGCCGAGCCCACGGCTGCACCCGATGATCTCGCCGGCTACTGCTCGCCCGAGTACGTCACGATGGAAGCCGCGCACTGCTGGATCGAGCTCGGTCGACCTGAGCAGGCGCTCGCGGTATTGCAGCCGCGTCTGGCCGCATGGGGCACCGAAAGCCGACGCGACCTCGGCATGGGCCTGGCGCGCTTGTCCACCGCCTATGCCGGAGTAGGTTCGTGGGAGGAGACCCTGGAGGCGGCGAGCTACGCGGCTACCATCGTCGCCGACACCCGGTCGCACCGCACGCTTGCCCAGCTACGTACCACCGAGAACGTGCTTGTCGCGGCTGGCCAACCCGATACTGCGCGCGAGCTGGCCCACTGTGTCCGTACCGCGCAACGTGCACGTCCTTCGCATGAGTAG
- a CDS encoding creatininase family protein codes for MELMTTATSTDIARAKPRIAVLPVGSFEQHGDHLPLATDTIIACLIARALADAYPLFLLPPVTISCSHEHEQFPGTLSLSHTTLTAVITDIRASLARTGITALVLINAHGGNYVLNNIAQEANITGRHVLIYPGRDDWNQARQAAGMETDSHDDMHGGELETSILLHAAPDLVRSSFRNADHHSPDRQHLHLLGMGAYTSNGIIGRPSAATETKGKAALDALTRAFSECITLLTHP; via the coding sequence GTGGAGCTGATGACCACCGCGACCTCGACCGACATCGCTCGCGCCAAGCCGAGGATTGCGGTGTTGCCGGTCGGCAGCTTCGAACAGCACGGTGACCACCTCCCGCTCGCGACGGACACGATCATCGCCTGCCTGATTGCCCGCGCCCTCGCCGACGCCTATCCCCTTTTCCTCTTGCCGCCAGTGACCATTTCCTGCTCGCACGAGCACGAACAGTTCCCCGGCACCCTCAGCCTCAGCCACACGACGCTCACCGCGGTGATCACCGACATACGCGCATCGCTCGCTCGTACCGGAATCACTGCGCTCGTCCTGATCAATGCCCACGGCGGAAACTACGTTCTCAACAACATCGCTCAGGAAGCGAACATCACCGGCCGCCACGTCCTCATCTACCCAGGCCGTGACGATTGGAATCAAGCCCGGCAGGCGGCGGGGATGGAAACCGACTCCCACGACGACATGCACGGCGGCGAACTCGAAACCTCGATCCTGCTCCACGCCGCGCCTGATCTGGTCCGGTCCTCCTTCCGTAACGCCGACCACCACTCACCCGACCGGCAGCACCTGCATCTACTCGGCATGGGCGCGTACACCAGCAACGGCATCATCGGACGTCCCTCAGCAGCCACCGAGACCAAAGGGAAAGCGGCGCTCGACGCGCTCACCCGAGCATTCTCCGAATGCATCACGCTGTTGACCCACCCCTAG
- a CDS encoding IS256 family transposase, with the protein MLVDRARTDGLQLTGEGGLLQQLTKRVLESALEGEVTDHLGYDKHDPAGRSSGNSRNGTRSKTVTTDIGPVRVKVPRDTAGTFEPQIVRKRQRRLSGVDEMVLSLSAKGLTHGEISAHLAEVYGAEVSRQTISVITDKVIEGMAEWQNRPLDPVYPVVFVDAINVKIRDGQVANRPIYVAMAVTVEGHRDILGIWAGDGGEGAKYWLHVFTELKNRGVADVLMLVCDGLKGLPEAVEAVWPKTVVQTCIIHLLRNSFRYASRQDWDKIAKALKPVYTAATEDAASERFLEFSEAWGGKYPAIVKLWSDAWAEFVPFLAFDVEIRKVICSTNAIESVNARIRKAVRARGHFPNETAALKCVYMALMSLDPTGKGRKRWTMRWKAPLNAFQIAFEGRMTPTS; encoded by the coding sequence ATGCTGGTCGATCGGGCTCGCACCGACGGCCTGCAATTGACCGGTGAGGGCGGGCTGCTGCAGCAGCTGACCAAGCGGGTGCTCGAGTCCGCGCTCGAGGGCGAGGTCACCGACCATCTCGGCTACGACAAGCACGATCCCGCCGGCCGTAGCAGCGGTAACAGCCGTAACGGGACGAGGTCGAAGACGGTGACCACCGACATCGGGCCTGTGCGGGTGAAGGTGCCGCGTGATACTGCCGGCACGTTCGAGCCGCAGATCGTGCGCAAACGGCAGCGCCGGTTGTCGGGGGTGGACGAGATGGTGTTGTCGTTGTCGGCCAAGGGCCTGACCCACGGTGAGATCAGCGCGCACCTGGCCGAGGTCTACGGTGCCGAGGTGTCGCGGCAGACGATCTCGGTCATCACCGACAAGGTGATCGAGGGGATGGCCGAATGGCAGAACCGGCCGCTGGACCCGGTGTATCCCGTCGTGTTCGTGGACGCTATCAATGTGAAGATCCGCGACGGCCAGGTCGCGAACCGGCCCATCTATGTGGCGATGGCGGTCACCGTCGAGGGACATCGCGACATCCTCGGAATCTGGGCCGGCGACGGCGGTGAAGGCGCCAAGTACTGGCTGCACGTGTTCACCGAGCTGAAGAACCGCGGCGTGGCCGACGTGCTGATGCTCGTCTGTGACGGCCTCAAAGGGCTACCAGAGGCAGTGGAGGCGGTCTGGCCGAAGACCGTCGTGCAAACCTGCATCATTCACCTGCTGCGCAATAGTTTCCGCTACGCCAGCCGTCAGGACTGGGACAAGATCGCCAAAGCGTTGAAACCGGTCTACACCGCAGCGACCGAGGACGCGGCCAGCGAGCGGTTCCTCGAGTTCTCCGAGGCTTGGGGCGGCAAGTATCCCGCGATCGTGAAGCTCTGGTCCGATGCGTGGGCCGAATTCGTGCCGTTCCTGGCCTTCGACGTCGAGATCCGCAAGGTCATCTGCTCGACGAACGCGATCGAGTCGGTCAACGCCCGCATCCGCAAAGCCGTCCGCGCCCGAGGACATTTCCCGAACGAGACCGCCGCGCTGAAGTGCGTCTACATGGCATTGATGAGTCTCGATCCGACCGGCAAGGGCCGAAAACGATGGACCATGCGCTGGAAGGCCCCGCTGAACGCCTTCCAGATCGCCTTCGAAGGCCGCATGACCCCCACCAGCTGA
- a CDS encoding helix-turn-helix transcriptional regulator has product MTHRESVTSTEFLAITNRLTDLLAESLHEEHAPAATRLDRLAREARNYITNNAGHYWLTPDAVAQHLGCSKRTLERALHAAGTTPARLIRDTRLDHAHQLLTDNRNRQTIHEIATTSGFPSIAAFNKAFRLRYRVPPSHIRDLERSSATNRTNRPD; this is encoded by the coding sequence GTGACCCATCGAGAATCGGTCACCAGCACCGAATTCCTCGCCATCACCAACCGCCTGACCGACCTCCTCGCCGAATCCCTTCACGAAGAACACGCCCCGGCCGCCACCCGTCTAGACCGCCTCGCTCGCGAAGCACGCAACTACATCACCAACAACGCCGGCCACTACTGGCTCACCCCCGACGCCGTCGCCCAGCACCTCGGCTGTTCCAAGCGCACCCTCGAGCGAGCATTGCACGCTGCAGGCACAACACCCGCAAGACTCATCCGCGACACCCGCCTCGACCACGCCCACCAACTCCTGACCGACAACCGCAACCGCCAAACGATCCACGAAATCGCCACCACGAGCGGCTTCCCCTCCATAGCCGCATTCAACAAGGCATTCCGCCTCCGCTACCGCGTGCCACCCAGCCACATACGGGACCTTGAGCGGAGCAGCGCCACCAATCGAACCAACCGACCCGACTGA
- a CDS encoding DEAD/DEAH box helicase family protein: MVGNFDFLQAEWPQLYAEAKNAERDALFDPRTTCFYVRRTVEHTVRWIYRTQNLPEPYKTDLAARIHDGKFVSVVGHALVTKMDLIRRLGNTAVHDVNPVSKDSGRKALAELFHILSWLARTYATQPSSKPSPQQQFDPARLPKPGGGAVVAKTVAQLGKLEAELAAKDALLEQSEAEKQDLIVQLKARDEAAETAELEKASYEQLIGELRAQIQAAQQLSAATPDTHDYGEAQTRRDLIDDILHEAGWPLDQKRDREFPVAEMPDGKNGFVDYVLWGTDGLPLAVVEAKRTSVDPIAGQQQAKLYADCLEQKFGRRPVIYYSNGFEHHFWDDLRYPPREVAGFHTRDELELLVARRTSMKPLSEMPVPQEIAGRPYQEEAIRAVTERFEIENQRAALLVMATGSGKTRTVVALADMLMRANWVKRVLFLADRKALVKQAVGAFKTHLPDSSPVNLLTDKNTEGRVYVCTYPTMMGLIDEKDGNTKKFGPGYFDLIVIDEAHRSVYQKYRHIFRYFDSLLLGLTATPKDEVDYNTYQLFHLETGVPTHNYSLDQAIADKYLVPPRAVPVPLTFPLAGIRYADLTDEEKKRYEAIDWGDDVADDEIPDVVEAEAVNKWLFNIDTVDKVLKTLMTHGHRVAGGDRLGKTIIFAKNELHARFIADRFDVNYPEFKGSFARVITHAITYSQDLIDKFSQPDQEPHIAISVDMLDTGIDVPEVVNLVFFKPVRSKSKFWQMVGRGTRLRPDLYGPGQDKTDFFVFDVCGNFDYFDQHPDASEGALAPSLSQRLFTTRTELLAALERSGASEALRRATADLLHEQVAGMRLDNFIVRTRRRQVETYADRAVWDSVTEQRSAEIVENLADLPTTVRDTDEMAKRFDLAILRGQLDVVVSDSILPRHADTIRGVADGLLETALAIPKVKAKEELLREVAGDEWWEDVTVEMLEHARRELRSIVGLLDKKKRVIVYTDFTDTLGDIVERDMPEMRSGTDVERYTAKVRDYLRRQPDNLALQKLRSGKPLTAADLESLEELLARSGAGEPDDMARAIDNAHGLGRFIRSLVGLDQHAVQEAFAEFLGERTATASQIDFVNLIIGHLTRHGEMDPKLLFEPPFTDAAPHGPTQLFAPDQTKRLVGVIRSINDSVVATA; the protein is encoded by the coding sequence ATGGTGGGGAACTTCGACTTCCTACAGGCCGAATGGCCGCAGCTGTACGCCGAGGCCAAGAACGCTGAGCGGGACGCGCTGTTCGACCCGCGCACCACCTGCTTCTACGTCCGCCGGACCGTCGAGCACACCGTCAGGTGGATCTACCGCACCCAGAATCTGCCCGAGCCGTATAAGACGGATCTCGCGGCCCGGATCCATGACGGGAAGTTCGTCAGCGTCGTCGGGCACGCACTGGTCACGAAGATGGACCTCATCCGCCGGCTCGGCAACACCGCGGTGCACGACGTCAACCCGGTATCCAAGGACTCTGGCCGGAAGGCGCTCGCAGAGCTGTTCCACATTCTGTCGTGGCTGGCGCGCACTTATGCGACGCAGCCGTCGAGCAAGCCGTCGCCGCAGCAGCAGTTCGACCCTGCCCGTTTGCCCAAGCCGGGCGGTGGCGCGGTCGTCGCGAAGACCGTCGCGCAGCTCGGCAAGCTGGAAGCGGAGCTGGCTGCCAAGGACGCACTGCTCGAGCAGTCCGAGGCGGAGAAACAAGATCTGATCGTGCAGCTGAAGGCCCGCGACGAGGCCGCCGAGACGGCGGAACTCGAGAAGGCCAGCTACGAGCAGCTGATCGGGGAGCTGCGTGCCCAGATCCAGGCTGCGCAACAATTGAGCGCCGCAACCCCCGACACGCATGACTATGGTGAGGCGCAGACACGGCGCGATCTGATCGATGACATACTCCACGAAGCCGGGTGGCCACTTGACCAGAAGCGTGACCGCGAGTTTCCCGTCGCCGAAATGCCGGACGGCAAGAACGGATTCGTCGATTACGTGCTGTGGGGCACGGATGGTCTGCCGCTGGCGGTCGTCGAGGCTAAGCGGACGTCCGTCGATCCGATCGCCGGTCAACAGCAGGCGAAACTGTACGCTGACTGCCTCGAACAGAAGTTCGGGAGGCGGCCGGTCATCTACTACAGCAACGGATTCGAACACCACTTCTGGGATGATCTGCGCTACCCGCCGCGGGAGGTCGCCGGTTTCCACACCCGCGACGAGCTCGAACTCCTCGTTGCCCGGCGGACGTCGATGAAACCTCTCAGCGAAATGCCCGTCCCGCAGGAGATCGCCGGTCGGCCGTACCAGGAGGAAGCGATCCGGGCTGTCACCGAGCGGTTCGAGATCGAGAACCAGCGAGCCGCATTGCTGGTCATGGCCACCGGGTCCGGCAAGACCCGCACCGTCGTCGCGCTCGCCGACATGCTGATGCGCGCCAACTGGGTGAAGCGCGTGCTGTTCCTCGCCGACCGTAAGGCCCTCGTGAAGCAGGCGGTCGGCGCGTTCAAGACGCACCTGCCCGATTCTTCGCCGGTGAACCTGTTGACCGACAAGAACACCGAGGGCCGAGTGTATGTCTGCACGTATCCGACGATGATGGGTCTTATCGACGAAAAGGACGGCAATACAAAGAAATTCGGTCCCGGCTACTTCGACCTCATCGTGATCGACGAGGCGCACCGTTCGGTGTACCAGAAGTACCGGCACATCTTCCGGTACTTCGACTCGTTGCTGCTCGGGCTCACCGCGACCCCCAAGGACGAGGTGGACTACAACACCTACCAGCTGTTCCACCTCGAAACCGGTGTGCCGACACACAACTATTCGCTCGACCAGGCCATCGCCGACAAATATCTCGTCCCGCCCCGCGCGGTACCCGTGCCGCTGACATTTCCGCTGGCGGGCATCCGTTACGCCGATCTCACCGATGAGGAGAAGAAGCGCTACGAGGCCATCGACTGGGGTGACGATGTCGCCGACGACGAGATCCCCGACGTTGTCGAAGCCGAGGCCGTCAACAAGTGGCTGTTCAATATCGACACCGTCGACAAGGTACTGAAAACCCTGATGACCCACGGGCATCGCGTCGCCGGCGGCGACCGGCTCGGCAAAACCATCATCTTCGCGAAGAACGAACTCCACGCCCGGTTCATCGCCGACCGATTCGACGTGAACTATCCGGAGTTCAAAGGGTCGTTCGCACGCGTCATCACCCACGCGATCACCTACAGCCAGGACCTCATCGACAAGTTCTCCCAGCCCGACCAGGAACCGCACATCGCCATCTCGGTCGATATGCTCGACACCGGCATCGACGTCCCCGAGGTCGTCAACCTCGTATTCTTCAAGCCGGTGCGATCGAAGTCGAAGTTCTGGCAGATGGTCGGCCGCGGAACGCGGCTGCGCCCCGATCTCTACGGGCCCGGCCAGGACAAGACCGATTTCTTCGTCTTCGACGTGTGCGGCAACTTCGATTACTTCGACCAGCACCCCGATGCCTCCGAAGGAGCGCTCGCGCCGTCGCTGTCACAGCGGCTGTTCACCACACGAACTGAACTCCTCGCCGCGCTCGAAAGGTCGGGGGCATCGGAGGCGTTGCGCCGGGCTACCGCTGATCTGCTGCATGAGCAGGTGGCGGGCATGCGACTGGACAACTTCATCGTGCGCACGCGGCGCCGTCAGGTGGAGACGTACGCCGACCGCGCCGTCTGGGACTCGGTCACCGAACAGCGCTCTGCCGAGATTGTCGAGAACCTCGCCGACCTGCCCACCACCGTCCGCGATACCGACGAGATGGCGAAACGGTTCGACCTCGCCATCCTGCGCGGCCAGCTCGATGTCGTCGTCTCCGACAGCATCCTGCCCCGCCACGCGGACACGATCCGCGGCGTCGCGGACGGACTGCTCGAGACCGCACTTGCCATCCCGAAGGTCAAGGCCAAAGAGGAACTGTTGCGGGAGGTTGCCGGCGATGAGTGGTGGGAGGACGTCACCGTCGAGATGCTCGAACACGCTCGGCGCGAGCTTCGGTCGATTGTCGGGCTGCTCGACAAGAAGAAGCGCGTGATCGTCTACACAGACTTCACCGACACCCTCGGCGATATCGTCGAACGCGACATGCCCGAGATGCGGTCCGGTACCGATGTCGAGCGGTACACCGCGAAAGTGCGCGACTATCTACGCCGCCAGCCCGACAACCTGGCGCTACAGAAGCTGCGCTCAGGCAAACCGCTGACGGCGGCCGACCTGGAATCTCTCGAGGAGTTGCTGGCCCGCAGCGGCGCCGGCGAGCCCGACGATATGGCGCGCGCCATCGACAACGCACACGGACTGGGCCGTTTCATCCGCTCCCTCGTCGGCCTCGATCAGCACGCCGTGCAGGAAGCGTTCGCGGAGTTCCTCGGCGAACGCACCGCGACAGCCAGCCAAATCGACTTCGTCAACCTGATCATCGGTCATCTCACGCGGCACGGCGAGATGGACCCGAAGCTGTTGTTCGAGCCGCCGTTCACCGATGCGGCGCCGCACGGGCCGACACAGCTGTTCGCACCCGATCAGACGAAGCGGCTAGTGGGCGTCATCAGGTCGATCAACGATTCGGTGGTGGCGACCGCCTGA
- a CDS encoding Ltp family lipoprotein gives MTEPFPAQQPTDLPAPTVPKKQTKWAWVAGAIVLVPALATAFGAGGAATTSVPTSTSQGTVAVVSAPAAHAAAAWNSTPALVDGALVAAGAPAPAHAAAFTPARQQLSPGQRNAVQAAEQYLELSAFSRSGLIDQLEYEGYSTEDATFAVDSLNVDWNEQAKRSAEQYLELTSFSLSGLIDQLVYEGFTREQAEYGANAAY, from the coding sequence ATGACCGAGCCGTTCCCCGCCCAGCAGCCCACCGATCTGCCGGCCCCGACCGTGCCGAAGAAGCAGACGAAGTGGGCGTGGGTGGCCGGTGCCATCGTTCTGGTTCCCGCCCTCGCCACCGCTTTCGGCGCCGGCGGCGCAGCCACGACATCTGTACCCACATCCACCAGCCAGGGCACGGTCGCCGTCGTCTCCGCACCTGCCGCACACGCGGCCGCAGCATGGAACAGCACTCCGGCATTGGTCGACGGCGCTCTGGTGGCCGCTGGAGCACCCGCGCCCGCGCATGCGGCCGCATTCACCCCGGCCAGACAGCAGCTCAGCCCTGGCCAGCGCAACGCCGTGCAGGCCGCAGAGCAGTACCTCGAGCTGTCCGCCTTCTCCCGCAGCGGTCTGATCGACCAGCTCGAATACGAGGGCTACTCCACCGAAGACGCGACATTCGCGGTAGATAGCCTGAACGTGGACTGGAACGAGCAGGCCAAACGCAGCGCCGAACAGTATCTTGAGCTCACCTCGTTCTCGCTGTCCGGACTCATCGATCAATTGGTCTACGAGGGCTTCACGCGCGAACAGGCCGAGTACGGAGCCAATGCCGCCTACTGA
- a CDS encoding restriction endonuclease → MPVWSGFLTPVLEVLTDGRVWRKRDLHTAVEDHLGLTAEQRAEVLPSGQRRADNRIGWALSGLYRAKLVDKPDRATFVITDSGRALLEAHPGGITEKILKALPEYRDYTPLRSGSSTVAPATGTENTDEGVDPLEQIEHGVERLHAEVATDLLARLRGQDPTFLEQSVLDVLVAMGYGGTEGRAARIGGSGDGGVDGVIDQDPLGLERIYVQAKRYAAENTVGRPEIQAFVGALHGVGAARGVFITTSAFTSGAREYAESIGTRVILIDGRRLAELMIRYGVAVQTRQNFTVVEVDEDYFE, encoded by the coding sequence ATGCCGGTATGGTCCGGCTTCCTGACCCCGGTGCTGGAAGTGCTTACCGACGGCCGGGTCTGGCGCAAGCGTGACCTGCACACAGCGGTGGAGGACCACCTCGGGCTGACAGCCGAACAGCGGGCTGAGGTGTTGCCGTCGGGTCAGCGGCGGGCGGACAACCGGATCGGGTGGGCGCTGAGTGGGCTGTACCGAGCGAAACTGGTGGATAAGCCCGACCGGGCGACGTTCGTCATTACCGACTCGGGGCGTGCGCTGCTCGAGGCCCATCCGGGTGGGATCACCGAGAAGATCCTGAAAGCGCTTCCGGAGTACCGGGACTACACTCCGCTGCGTTCGGGCTCGTCGACCGTCGCTCCAGCGACCGGCACCGAAAACACCGATGAAGGCGTCGATCCCCTCGAGCAGATCGAGCACGGCGTCGAACGCTTGCATGCCGAGGTCGCGACGGATCTGCTGGCGCGCCTGCGCGGTCAGGATCCGACGTTTCTGGAACAGTCGGTGCTCGACGTGCTGGTCGCCATGGGCTACGGAGGAACTGAGGGTCGTGCTGCTCGGATCGGTGGCTCCGGCGATGGGGGAGTGGACGGTGTCATCGATCAGGATCCGCTCGGTCTCGAGCGCATCTACGTGCAGGCCAAGCGTTACGCGGCGGAGAACACCGTCGGCCGACCGGAGATCCAGGCGTTCGTCGGTGCATTGCATGGTGTCGGTGCAGCCCGTGGCGTCTTTATCACCACGAGCGCGTTCACGTCAGGTGCCCGCGAGTACGCGGAGAGCATCGGCACCCGCGTGATCCTCATCGACGGTAGGCGCCTCGCCGAACTCATGATCCGTTACGGAGTCGCCGTCCAGACGCGACAGAACTTCACCGTCGTGGAGGTCGACGAAGACTACTTCGAGTGA
- a CDS encoding restriction endonuclease subunit S, translating into MKFALLSDVCEIVMGQAPPGESYNSEGIGYPLVAGAGDFGPVYPKPKKFTTNPTRLSAPGDIILGIRATIGVKTLADQVYCLGRGVAGLRVGDGLDGRFLWNWLTFAAPKLAAKGKGATFLQVNRADIGEMRIPLPSLDEQRRIAAILDHADALRAKRRETLARLDELTQSIFIDMFGDPAANPRGFKRIVLGDVIEFAKDGPHVSPTYAESGVPFLSSRHVRPGVISWNDLKYLTAEDAEAQWKKIKPRRGDILYTKGGTTGYAAEVRTDMDFAVWVHIALLRPIADVVNPSWLEAMLNTAYCYRQSQELTHGIANRDLGLKRMVKIAMYLPDLRLQERFASYVAILGSVAECHRNALAELDALFASLQSRAYRGEL; encoded by the coding sequence GTGAAGTTCGCGTTACTGTCCGATGTCTGCGAAATAGTGATGGGGCAGGCTCCTCCCGGCGAGTCATACAACTCAGAGGGTATCGGATATCCGTTGGTTGCTGGAGCTGGTGACTTCGGTCCGGTCTATCCGAAGCCGAAGAAGTTCACCACCAATCCGACCAGACTGAGCGCACCGGGCGATATCATTCTCGGAATTCGGGCCACCATCGGTGTGAAGACACTCGCCGATCAGGTCTATTGCCTTGGCCGCGGTGTTGCTGGTCTCCGCGTTGGCGATGGCTTGGATGGTCGCTTCCTTTGGAACTGGTTAACCTTCGCCGCACCAAAGCTTGCCGCGAAAGGTAAGGGTGCAACCTTCTTGCAGGTTAACCGCGCTGACATCGGTGAGATGCGCATCCCGTTGCCTTCACTGGATGAGCAGCGGCGGATTGCGGCGATCCTCGACCATGCCGACGCCCTCCGCGCCAAGCGCCGCGAAACCCTCGCCCGCCTCGACGAGCTGACGCAGTCGATCTTCATCGACATGTTCGGTGATCCGGCGGCGAACCCACGTGGATTCAAACGAATTGTGCTCGGAGACGTCATCGAGTTTGCAAAAGATGGACCGCATGTCAGCCCGACCTATGCGGAGTCGGGAGTCCCCTTCCTTTCTTCAAGGCATGTGCGGCCAGGTGTAATCTCGTGGAACGATCTCAAATATCTCACCGCGGAGGACGCAGAAGCGCAATGGAAGAAGATAAAGCCAAGGCGCGGAGACATTCTCTATACCAAGGGCGGCACTACTGGATACGCTGCTGAAGTCCGGACTGACATGGATTTCGCTGTGTGGGTGCATATCGCATTACTCAGGCCAATCGCTGATGTCGTCAATCCAAGCTGGCTTGAGGCGATGCTTAACACTGCCTACTGTTATCGGCAGTCGCAGGAGCTGACGCATGGGATCGCGAATCGTGATCTTGGATTGAAGCGGATGGTGAAGATCGCAATGTACCTTCCGGACCTCCGCCTGCAGGAGCGATTCGCTAGTTACGTAGCGATATTGGGCTCGGTGGCTGAATGCCACCGAAATGCCCTCGCCGAACTCGACGCACTCTTCGCCTCCCTCCAATCCCGCGCCTATCGAGGCGAGCTGTGA